The following nucleotide sequence is from Rubrobacter naiadicus.
GCCGGCCCGAGGATCTGCTGGCGTTCGCCATCCTCGGGAGCGGGCTCGCCCGCCGCTACTTCGGTTCCGAAGAGAGGGTGAGGGTAGGGCTTGTGAACATCGGAGAAGAGGCGGGGAAGGGTAGTGATCTCACGAAGGAGACTTACGAGCTGTTGAAAACTTCCAGATTGGTTCGTTTCATCGGCAACGTCGAGGGCCGGGACATCGGGCGCGGCGTGGCGGACGTGGTCGTTACCGACGGGTTCACCGGCAACGTGATGCTGAAGACGGCCGAGGGGGTGGCGAGCGAGGTGATGACGATGCTGCGCTCGGCCCTTTCCGCGGGGGTTGTGAGCCGGCTCGCCGCGGCCGTCCTCCGGCGGCGGCTTCTGGGGCTACGGGACCAGGTGAACCCGGAGACCTATGGAGGATCTTTCCTTTTGGGGGTGCGTGGCCTCGTCGTCATAGGGCACGGCAACTCGCGTCGACGAGGTGTGGAGAACGCGCTGCTGGGGATCACACGCACCGGCGAGGGGCTCGTGGAGGAGCTCGGCTCAGCTCTCCGCCGGGCCCGAGAGGAAGCGTCGTGAACCCCCTCGCGGCCGGAAGGATAGCGGGCGTCGGGCGGGCGCTCGGCAGCCGTGTGGTGACCAACCGGGACCTCGAGCGGGTGCTGGATACCTCGGACGAGTGGATCTCGTCGCGGACCGGCATCAGGGAGCGGCGTTTCGTCGGCGAAGGGGAGGATTGCGTCTCGCTCGCCGTCGACGCCTCCCGCCGGGCGCTGTCCCACGCCGGGGTGGAGGGCGGTGATGTGGACCTCGTCTTGTGCGCCACCTCGACCGCCCCGGAGGCGGTGCCCTCGGTCGCTTCTCAGGTGGGCGAGGCGATCGGAGCCTGCGGCGTGGGTGCTATGGACCTCGGGGCGGCCTGCGCCGGGTTCGCCTACGGCGCCGCCGTGGCCGCCTCGATGCTGCGGAGCGGGCTGGCCACGACCGTCCTGCTGGTGGGTGTGGACGAGCTGACCTCGATAGTGGACCTCGAGGATCGCGCGACGAGCATCCTGTTCGGCGACGGGGCCGGAGCCGTGGTCCTGGAACGAGGGGACGGGAGCTCTGGCTTCGTCGACCACGTTCTCGGTGCCGACGGGCGTTTCGCTCCGCTCCTGCGCGCCGGGCACCCCGGGAGCCCGCAGAAGCTGCGCCAGAACGGACGCGAAGTCTTCCGCTTCGCCACCAAGATAATCCCGGATCTCGTCGAGAAACTGCTCGTGAGGAACGACATCTCGCTCGAGCAGGTGCAATACCTCATCCCGCATCAGGCGAATGCACGCATAATACAGGCGGCGGTGCGCAAGCTGGGCATGCCGGAGGAGCGGGTGGTGATAAACGTGGATCGTTATGGAAACACCTCTGCGGCTTCGATTCCGATCTCCTATCCCGACATCTACGACGAGATGGAGCCGGGGCGTTACATCATCACGGTGGGGTTCGGCGGAGGGCTCACCTGGGCGGCGAACCTGTACCGGATATGAAGGGGGGGACTTGACGAGTAGAGCCGTCGTTTTCCCCGGCCAGGGAACCTCTGCAGGGGAGATCTCCGGTCGGGTGGAGGAAGTCGTCCGGGGGGTGGTCGGGGATGGAGATGTCCCCTACCAGCTCTCGGTCTTCGCCAGGTCCGTCGAGGTCTTTCACGCCCTGCGTACGCGAGGCGTGGAGTTCGAGGTGGCGGCCGGGCATTCTCTGGGAGAGTATGCCGCGGCGCACGCGGCCGGCAGCCTCGCGCTCGAGGAGGCGGCGCGTCTGGTCGCGGAGAGGGACAGGCTCATGAGGGAGGCCTCGCGGCGCAACCCCGGGGGGATGGTCGCCGTGATCGGGGTCGATCCCGAGGAGGTCGTGCGGGTCGTCGAGGGGATCGACGGGGTCGTCGCGGCGAACTTCAACAGCCCGCGTCAGACCGTCGTCTCCGGGCGCGAGGAAGCGCTCGAGGAGGCGGTCTCTCGTTTGGGGGGAAGGAAGATCCCGCTCAAGGTCTCGGGGGCCTTCCATTCGCCTCTCATGGCCCCTGCGGCGGAGGAGATGGACCGGCTGCTCGGGGAGGCCGTGTTCGGTGAGCCGTCCATCCCGATGATAAGCGCCGTCGACGGGAGTCTCCTGAAGAGCGCCGAACAGATCCGCTCGGCGCTCAGAAGACAGATGCTCTCGCCGGTCAGGTGGGTCTCTGTCGTCGAGAGGATGGTCGGGATGGGGATCGAAGAAGTGGTAGAGGCAGGAGAGGGGGGAACGCTCTTGAGGATGCTCAGGGACTTCGGGGAGAAGCCCAGGGGGATCAGGGCCGAGGAGCTCCTGGCATGAGGCTTCCGATGGGCCCGGCCGAGATACAGCGGATCATACCCCACCGCTATCCCTTTCTGCTGGTCGACAGGATC
It contains:
- a CDS encoding beta-ketoacyl-ACP synthase III, with product MNPLAAGRIAGVGRALGSRVVTNRDLERVLDTSDEWISSRTGIRERRFVGEGEDCVSLAVDASRRALSHAGVEGGDVDLVLCATSTAPEAVPSVASQVGEAIGACGVGAMDLGAACAGFAYGAAVAASMLRSGLATTVLLVGVDELTSIVDLEDRATSILFGDGAGAVVLERGDGSSGFVDHVLGADGRFAPLLRAGHPGSPQKLRQNGREVFRFATKIIPDLVEKLLVRNDISLEQVQYLIPHQANARIIQAAVRKLGMPEERVVINVDRYGNTSAASIPISYPDIYDEMEPGRYIITVGFGGGLTWAANLYRI
- the plsX gene encoding phosphate acyltransferase PlsX, whose amino-acid sequence is MRIAVDALGGDNAPDEIVAGAISAASRMPDDEILLVADAKTAGRFSASGLPGNVSFEEAGGAVRMDEEPAAAVRSRPDSSVAVCARLVRSGRAQAMFSAGSTGATVAAALIEIGRLPGCRRPAIAAFLPFSSPVLLLDVGATIQCRPEDLLAFAILGSGLARRYFGSEERVRVGLVNIGEEAGKGSDLTKETYELLKTSRLVRFIGNVEGRDIGRGVADVVVTDGFTGNVMLKTAEGVASEVMTMLRSALSAGVVSRLAAAVLRRRLLGLRDQVNPETYGGSFLLGVRGLVVIGHGNSRRRGVENALLGITRTGEGLVEELGSALRRAREEAS
- a CDS encoding ACP S-malonyltransferase, yielding MEEVVRGVVGDGDVPYQLSVFARSVEVFHALRTRGVEFEVAAGHSLGEYAAAHAAGSLALEEAARLVAERDRLMREASRRNPGGMVAVIGVDPEEVVRVVEGIDGVVAANFNSPRQTVVSGREEALEEAVSRLGGRKIPLKVSGAFHSPLMAPAAEEMDRLLGEAVFGEPSIPMISAVDGSLLKSAEQIRSALRRQMLSPVRWVSVVERMVGMGIEEVVEAGEGGTLLRMLRDFGEKPRGIRAEELLA